A stretch of DNA from Halococcus agarilyticus:
ACAGGACATCGACGTAGAACCGGAAGCCGGAACGAAGACGGCGGAGACGACCGAAAGTGGATCGGGGCTGGACAGCAACGTCGCGGGAACGCTCTCGTACCTGTTCGGGTTCGTCTCGGGACTGATCTTCTACCTGATCGAGAGGGAGGACCCGTTCGTGCGGTGGCACGCCGCCCAGAGCATGGCGTTCTCGGGCGTGCTCGTCGCGGCGTACGTCGTCCTCACGTTCCTCGGGACGGTGGTCTCGGTGGCG
This window harbors:
- a CDS encoding DUF4870 domain-containing protein — protein: MASSTQDIDVEPEAGTKTAETTESGSGLDSNVAGTLSYLFGFVSGLIFYLIEREDPFVRWHAAQSMAFSGVLVAAYVVLTFLGTVVSVATFSGSTGGFLVGSLFSLLLGLVWLVVAVGGVVVWAYLMVKTYQEETPRLPIAAKIADRLA